A section of the Saccharopolyspora gregorii genome encodes:
- a CDS encoding EthD domain-containing protein, translating into MVILVSLLRRLPELSHEQFVRHHRERHAPLVASLPAAARYVRRYVVEHPRPLGVPGVPEATVDAVVRQWFDSAEDLAALTASADYRDLIRPDEQRFIDMSRSEFYFTREQVFLGDQ; encoded by the coding sequence GTGGTGATCCTCGTGAGCCTGCTGCGCCGCCTGCCGGAGCTCTCCCACGAGCAGTTCGTGCGGCACCACCGGGAGCGGCACGCCCCGCTGGTCGCCTCGCTGCCCGCCGCCGCCCGGTACGTGCGCCGCTACGTGGTGGAGCACCCGCGGCCGCTCGGGGTGCCGGGCGTCCCCGAGGCGACCGTGGACGCGGTGGTGCGGCAGTGGTTCGACTCGGCGGAGGACCTCGCGGCGCTGACGGCCTCGGCCGACTACCGGGACCTGATCCGGCCGGACGAGCAGCGCTTCATCGACATGTCCCGCAGCGAGTTCTACTTCACCCGCGAGCAGGTGTTCCTCGGCGATCAGTGA
- a CDS encoding FKBP-type peptidyl-prolyl cis-trans isomerase — translation MSDLKVEDTNVGEGTEAQPGHVVTLHYTGTLSDGSKFDSSHDRGEGLTFVLGSGQVIEGWDSGVVGMRVGGTRTLTIPPAQAYGERGVPPIIPPNSTLHFDVELLEVK, via the coding sequence GTGAGCGATCTCAAGGTCGAGGACACCAATGTCGGCGAGGGAACCGAGGCCCAGCCCGGCCACGTCGTGACCCTGCACTACACGGGCACGCTCAGCGACGGCTCGAAGTTCGACTCGTCGCACGACCGCGGCGAGGGCCTGACCTTCGTGCTGGGTTCCGGCCAGGTCATCGAGGGCTGGGACAGCGGCGTCGTCGGCATGCGCGTCGGCGGCACCCGCACCCTGACGATCCCGCCCGCCCAGGCCTACGGCGAGCGCGGCGTCCCGCCGATCATCCCGCCGAACTCCACGCTGCACTTCGACGTCGAGCTCCTCGAGGTCAAGTGA
- a CDS encoding FMN reductase: MTRILAISAGLSQPSSTRLLADRLVAATRHELGEEAEVEVVELREHAHDITDNLLTGFPGTRLRGVLERLAAADGLILVTPTFSASYSGLFKSFMDVVEPDALRDKPVLIAATGGTERHSLVLEHALRPLLAYLRAHIVPTGVYAAGSDWGGGTELGQRITRAARELVAAVRQRPEREDTDPFANPVPFEELLRGGAT, encoded by the coding sequence ATGACCCGCATCCTGGCGATCTCGGCCGGTCTCTCCCAGCCCTCGTCCACCCGGCTGCTCGCCGACCGGCTCGTCGCGGCCACCCGCCACGAGCTCGGCGAGGAGGCCGAGGTCGAGGTGGTGGAGCTGCGCGAGCACGCCCACGACATCACCGACAACCTGCTCACCGGATTCCCCGGCACTCGCCTGCGCGGAGTCCTGGAACGGCTCGCCGCCGCCGACGGGCTGATCCTGGTGACCCCGACGTTCAGCGCCTCCTACAGCGGCCTGTTCAAGTCGTTCATGGACGTCGTCGAACCCGATGCGCTGCGGGACAAGCCCGTGCTGATCGCCGCGACCGGCGGCACCGAGCGGCATTCGCTCGTACTGGAGCACGCGCTGCGCCCGCTGCTGGCCTACCTCCGCGCGCACATCGTGCCCACCGGCGTCTACGCGGCCGGCTCCGATTGGGGCGGCGGCACCGAACTCGGGCAGCGGATCACCCGCGCCGCCCGCGAACTCGTCGCCGCCGTGCGGCAACGACCGGAGCGGGAGGACACCGACCCGTTCGCGAATCCGGTGCCGTTCGAAGAACTCCTCCGCGGCGGCGCGACCTGA
- a CDS encoding VOC family protein, whose protein sequence is MQKITTCLWFDGQAEEAARFYTSIFPDSRITEVLRHGEAGPGAAGTVLTVTFELAGQEFLGLNGGPEFTFSEAISLHVDCTSQDEVDRMTTRLTAGGEQGPCGWVKDRYGLSWQIAPRELTDMLHDPDPARADRVMRQMLTMHKLDLEPLRRAYLAE, encoded by the coding sequence ATGCAGAAGATCACCACGTGCCTGTGGTTCGACGGGCAGGCCGAAGAGGCCGCGCGGTTCTACACCTCGATCTTCCCGGACTCCCGGATCACCGAGGTCCTGCGCCACGGCGAGGCCGGGCCCGGTGCGGCGGGCACCGTGCTCACCGTGACGTTCGAGCTCGCCGGGCAGGAGTTCCTCGGCCTCAACGGCGGCCCCGAGTTCACCTTCAGCGAGGCCATCTCGTTGCACGTCGACTGCACCTCGCAGGACGAGGTGGACCGGATGACGACGCGGCTCACCGCCGGTGGCGAGCAGGGACCGTGCGGCTGGGTGAAGGACCGGTACGGCCTGTCCTGGCAGATCGCGCCCCGCGAGCTCACCGACATGCTGCACGACCCCGACCCGGCCCGCGCCGATCGCGTGATGCGGCAGATGCTCACCATGCACAAGCTCGACCTCGAACCGCTCCGCCGGGCCTACCTCGCGGAGTGA
- a CDS encoding TetR/AcrR family transcriptional regulator — translation MSRWEPGARDRMTRAAVELFAERGFERTTAGDIAEHAGVTERTFFRHFADKREVLFDGGRAMEQAVHDGIAAAADDVPPLDAALLGVAASTALLEARREHAARRAEIIAATPVLRERELLKLAGMAEAATRALRERGTPPRDAELAAHAAMSVFQVAFGRWIAGGAPDLASCVREDAAELRALLADH, via the coding sequence ATGAGCCGCTGGGAACCGGGCGCACGGGACCGGATGACGCGCGCCGCCGTGGAGCTGTTCGCCGAACGCGGCTTCGAGCGGACCACCGCCGGCGACATCGCCGAGCACGCCGGGGTCACCGAACGCACCTTCTTCCGGCACTTCGCCGACAAGCGCGAAGTCCTCTTCGACGGCGGCCGCGCGATGGAGCAGGCCGTGCACGACGGGATCGCGGCCGCCGCCGACGACGTCCCACCGCTGGACGCCGCGCTGCTCGGGGTCGCCGCGAGCACCGCACTGCTCGAAGCGCGCCGCGAGCACGCCGCCCGCCGCGCGGAGATCATCGCCGCCACCCCGGTGCTGCGGGAGCGGGAGCTGCTCAAGCTCGCGGGCATGGCCGAGGCCGCCACGAGGGCGCTGCGCGAGCGCGGGACGCCCCCGCGGGACGCCGAACTCGCCGCGCACGCCGCGATGAGCGTCTTCCAGGTCGCGTTCGGGCGCTGGATCGCCGGCGGCGCACCCGACCTCGCGAGCTGCGTGCGGGAGGACGCCGCCGAGCTGCGCGCCCTGCTCGCCGATCACTGA
- a CDS encoding HD domain-containing protein: MSETIAGVEIPDGALARAATELVRDVASPLVYDHSRRVFLWGALRGRQDGLRFDPELLYVGAMFHDLGLTERFRRDDQRFEIDGADEARRFLRAHGVDGEPADRVWTAIALHTTPEIPLHMAPEIALVTRGVELDVLGLGYHEVGEEQRAAVVGAHPRPDFKNGILAAFTDGIRHRPETTFGNVKADVLAHFVPGFVRGDFVEVIRDSPWPE; the protein is encoded by the coding sequence ATGAGCGAGACCATCGCGGGCGTGGAGATCCCGGACGGCGCGCTGGCCCGGGCGGCCACCGAGCTGGTGCGGGACGTGGCATCGCCGCTGGTCTACGACCACTCGCGGCGGGTGTTCCTGTGGGGAGCGCTGCGCGGGCGGCAGGACGGGCTGCGGTTCGACCCGGAACTGCTCTACGTGGGGGCGATGTTCCACGACCTCGGACTCACCGAGCGGTTCCGCCGCGACGACCAGCGCTTCGAGATCGACGGCGCGGACGAGGCCCGCCGCTTCCTGCGCGCGCACGGCGTCGACGGGGAGCCGGCGGACCGGGTGTGGACGGCGATCGCCCTGCACACCACCCCGGAGATCCCGCTGCACATGGCGCCGGAGATCGCGCTGGTCACCCGCGGCGTGGAGCTGGACGTGCTGGGCCTCGGCTACCACGAGGTGGGGGAGGAGCAGCGGGCCGCGGTCGTCGGCGCGCACCCGCGCCCGGACTTCAAGAACGGGATCCTCGCCGCGTTCACCGACGGCATCCGGCACCGTCCGGAGACGACCTTCGGCAACGTCAAGGCGGACGTGCTGGCCCACTTCGTGCCCGGTTTCGTGCGCGGCGACTTCGTCGAGGTGATCCGGGATTCCCCGTGGCCGGAATGA
- a CDS encoding GlxA family transcriptional regulator: MTHRVAFLVFDGVTMLDVIGPAEVLHQAGLLGHRYEVVLVSPGGGPVATATGPALGPTTAAADAGPADTAVIAGGERLVPAPVDEELLSAARTLTAGAPRVASVCTGAFLLAELGLLDGRRATTHWRHADALARRHPAVRVEPDAIHVRDGRYTTSAGISAGIDLALALVEDDHGAEVARHIAREMVVFLHRPGGQSQYSTATAPPPARAAQLRAVLDAVLGDPAGDHRPAPMARAAAVSTRHLSRLFRAELGTTPARWVERVRLDRAQRLLLDGHSVTSAARDSGLGSDEALRRAFTRHLGTTPTDYRRRFGSTRG; this comes from the coding sequence ATGACGCACCGCGTCGCATTCCTGGTGTTCGACGGGGTGACCATGCTCGACGTCATCGGGCCCGCCGAGGTGTTGCACCAGGCGGGACTGCTCGGCCACCGGTACGAGGTGGTGCTGGTCTCCCCCGGCGGCGGCCCGGTCGCCACCGCCACCGGCCCGGCGCTGGGCCCGACCACCGCGGCCGCCGACGCCGGACCCGCGGACACGGCGGTGATCGCCGGTGGCGAGCGGCTCGTGCCCGCTCCGGTGGACGAGGAACTGCTGTCGGCGGCGCGCACCCTCACCGCGGGCGCGCCGCGGGTCGCGTCGGTGTGCACCGGAGCGTTCCTGCTGGCGGAGCTGGGCCTGCTCGACGGGCGCCGGGCCACCACCCACTGGCGGCACGCGGACGCGCTGGCGCGGCGGCATCCCGCGGTGCGCGTCGAACCGGACGCCATCCACGTGCGCGACGGGCGCTACACCACCTCCGCGGGCATCAGCGCGGGCATCGATCTGGCGCTGGCGCTGGTGGAGGACGACCACGGGGCGGAGGTCGCCCGGCACATCGCGCGGGAGATGGTCGTGTTCCTGCACCGGCCGGGCGGCCAGTCGCAGTACTCGACGGCGACCGCCCCGCCCCCGGCGCGGGCCGCGCAGCTGCGCGCGGTGCTCGACGCGGTGCTCGGCGACCCGGCCGGGGATCACCGCCCGGCGCCGATGGCGCGGGCCGCGGCCGTCAGCACCCGGCACCTGAGCAGGTTGTTCCGCGCGGAGCTGGGGACGACGCCGGCGCGCTGGGTCGAACGCGTCCGGCTGGACCGGGCGCAGCGGCTGCTGCTGGACGGGCACTCGGTCACCTCGGCGGCCCGGGACAGCGGGTTGGGTTCGGACGAGGCGCTGCGCCGCGCGTTCACCCGGCACCTGGGCACCACGCCGACGGACTACCGCAGGCGGTTCGGGTCCACCCGCGGCTGA
- a CDS encoding class A beta-lactamase-related serine hydrolase, whose product MREKLPSFAENTSVAIEVVDLDSCAEVARLDADSGFPTASVVKLLIAIDAVERLGGATTDDEIERMLSASDDAVASRLWVAHGGPDIVRRTAAKLKLTGTAPPDSSGQWGSTRMSASDVARVYRYLAAQADAGTRKLLLGAMGGAPGTAEDGFPQYFGIPGGLPGHRWAIKQGWGSTETNTVLHTTGLVGGDRDLVVVLLSTWPPDTDWAVARAALTEAVRSLDRIV is encoded by the coding sequence GTGCGGGAAAAGCTGCCGTCGTTCGCCGAGAACACCTCGGTGGCGATCGAAGTGGTGGATCTGGATTCGTGCGCGGAGGTCGCTCGGCTCGACGCCGACAGCGGCTTCCCCACGGCGTCCGTGGTGAAGCTGCTGATCGCGATCGACGCGGTGGAGCGCCTCGGGGGCGCCACCACCGATGATGAGATCGAACGGATGCTCTCGGCCAGCGACGACGCTGTGGCGAGCCGGTTGTGGGTCGCCCACGGCGGTCCGGACATCGTCCGGCGCACGGCGGCGAAGCTGAAGCTGACGGGCACCGCGCCGCCGGATTCGTCCGGGCAGTGGGGGAGCACCCGGATGAGCGCGAGCGATGTCGCGCGGGTCTACCGGTACTTGGCGGCGCAGGCCGACGCGGGCACGCGAAAACTGCTGCTGGGCGCGATGGGAGGGGCTCCCGGCACCGCGGAGGACGGATTTCCGCAGTACTTCGGCATTCCCGGCGGTCTGCCCGGACACCGCTGGGCGATCAAGCAGGGGTGGGGGTCGACCGAGACCAACACCGTGCTGCACACCACCGGATTGGTCGGCGGGGATCGCGATCTCGTCGTCGTGCTGCTGAGCACTTGGCCGCCGGACACCGACTGGGCGGTGGCCAGGGCGGCGCTGACCGAGGCGGTCCGTTCGCTCGACCGGATCGTCTGA
- a CDS encoding pyridoxamine 5'-phosphate oxidase family protein — protein sequence MSRYARLAFTAAVRAMQVEQGSRPAHRAELGAGVGLEPDPLGERERAFIAARDGCYLGSVGETGWPYVQFRGGPPGFVHVLDDRTLGYADVRGNRQYITGGNLRGDPRVALFFMDYATRTRLKLFGRASVRGLDEDPRLTARLDAPRAGGRVERLVLIDVEAHDWNCPKHIPHRYSEADLARTHARLDALEAENAALRARLTARGEPPPR from the coding sequence ATGAGCCGGTACGCGCGCCTGGCGTTCACCGCGGCGGTGCGCGCCATGCAGGTCGAGCAGGGCAGCCGTCCCGCGCACCGCGCCGAACTGGGCGCCGGTGTGGGGCTCGAACCCGATCCGCTGGGGGAGCGGGAACGCGCGTTCATCGCCGCCCGCGACGGCTGCTACCTGGGCTCGGTGGGGGAGACCGGCTGGCCCTACGTGCAGTTCCGCGGTGGCCCGCCCGGCTTCGTGCACGTCCTCGACGACCGCACCCTCGGCTACGCGGACGTGCGCGGGAACCGGCAGTACATCACCGGCGGGAACCTGCGCGGCGATCCGCGGGTCGCGCTGTTCTTCATGGACTACGCGACGCGGACCCGGTTGAAGCTGTTCGGGCGGGCCTCGGTGCGCGGGCTCGACGAGGATCCGCGGCTCACCGCGCGGCTGGACGCGCCGCGCGCCGGCGGCCGGGTCGAGCGGCTGGTGCTGATCGACGTCGAGGCGCACGACTGGAACTGCCCGAAGCACATCCCGCACCGCTACTCCGAAGCGGACCTGGCCCGCACGCACGCCCGCCTCGACGCGCTGGAAGCGGAGAACGCGGCCCTCCGCGCCCGCCTCACCGCCCGCGGCGAACCACCTCCGAGGTGA
- the argG gene encoding argininosuccinate synthase codes for MSKVLNNLPVGERVGIAFSGGLDTSVAVAWMRERGALPYTYTADIGQYDEPDLSDVPERGRVYGAERARLIDCRAALVEEGFAALACGAFHIRSGGQAYFNTTPLGRAVVGTLLVRAMREDDVSIWGDGSTYKGNDIERFYRYGLLANPDLRIYKPWLDEAFVGELGGRDEMSAWLVERELPYRDSAEKAYSTDANIWGATHEAKKLEFLDTPLEIVEPIMGVRFWDSDVEIPAEDVTVEFRHGRPVRINGKSFDSDVDLVHEANAIGGRHGLGMSDQIENRIIEAKSRGVYEAPGMALLHITYERLLNAVHNEDSVAMYHTEGRRLGRLLYEGRWFDPQALMLRESMQRWIGYPVTGSVTVRLRRGWDHTVLNTEGPNLSYHPDKLSMERSKDQAFVPNDRIGQLSMRNLDIADSRSMLELYEGGGHGALTAWGELVGELAPGGASAIAARAEGEDGGVESDALDHAAIEVGTD; via the coding sequence ATGTCGAAGGTCCTGAATAATCTTCCAGTGGGTGAGCGCGTCGGCATCGCCTTCTCCGGCGGGCTGGACACCTCGGTCGCGGTGGCGTGGATGCGCGAGCGCGGCGCCCTGCCGTACACCTACACCGCCGACATCGGCCAGTACGACGAGCCGGACCTGTCGGACGTGCCGGAGCGCGGGCGCGTCTACGGGGCCGAGCGCGCCCGGCTGATCGACTGCCGCGCCGCACTGGTCGAGGAGGGCTTCGCCGCGCTGGCCTGCGGCGCCTTCCACATCCGCTCCGGCGGGCAGGCGTACTTCAACACCACGCCGCTGGGCCGCGCGGTGGTGGGCACGCTGCTGGTGCGCGCGATGCGCGAGGACGACGTGTCCATCTGGGGCGACGGCTCCACCTACAAGGGCAACGACATCGAGCGCTTCTACCGGTACGGCCTGCTGGCCAACCCGGACCTGCGCATCTACAAGCCGTGGCTGGACGAGGCCTTCGTCGGCGAACTCGGCGGCCGGGACGAGATGTCCGCGTGGCTGGTCGAGCGGGAACTGCCGTACCGCGACTCCGCGGAGAAGGCGTACTCCACCGACGCCAACATCTGGGGCGCCACCCACGAGGCCAAGAAGCTCGAATTCCTCGACACGCCGCTGGAGATCGTCGAGCCGATCATGGGCGTGCGGTTCTGGGACTCCGACGTGGAGATCCCGGCCGAGGACGTCACCGTCGAGTTCCGGCACGGCCGCCCGGTGCGGATCAACGGCAAGTCCTTCGACTCCGACGTGGACCTGGTGCACGAGGCCAACGCCATCGGCGGCAGGCACGGGCTCGGCATGTCCGACCAGATCGAGAACCGGATCATCGAGGCCAAGAGCCGCGGCGTGTACGAGGCGCCGGGCATGGCGCTGCTGCACATCACCTACGAGCGGCTGCTCAACGCGGTGCACAACGAGGACTCGGTGGCCATGTACCACACCGAGGGCCGCCGCCTCGGCAGGCTGCTCTACGAGGGCCGCTGGTTCGACCCGCAGGCGCTGATGCTGCGGGAGTCCATGCAGCGCTGGATCGGCTACCCGGTCACCGGCAGCGTCACCGTGCGGCTGCGCCGCGGCTGGGACCACACGGTGCTCAACACCGAGGGCCCGAACCTGAGCTACCACCCGGACAAGCTGTCCATGGAGCGCAGCAAGGACCAGGCGTTCGTGCCGAACGACCGCATCGGCCAGCTGTCCATGCGGAACCTGGACATCGCCGACTCGCGCAGCATGCTGGAGCTGTACGAGGGCGGCGGGCACGGGGCGCTCACCGCGTGGGGCGAGCTCGTCGGCGAGCTGGCGCCGGGCGGGGCGAGCGCGATCGCCGCGCGCGCCGAAGGCGAGGACGGCGGTGTCGAGTCCGACGCGCTGGACCACGCGGCCATCGAGGTCGGCACGGACTGA
- a CDS encoding MarR family winged helix-turn-helix transcriptional regulator, translating into MEPWETSPQRRAWRPYIETSLLLETRLDEDLRAAAGMSLMDYHVLLVLSECPEQRQRMGELAARMVFSPSRLTYQVKVLERRGWVVRHPSPDDRRVHHAVLTAAGLEALRAADAHHVRTVQRLFTDDLDEQELDVLRRVFTRTQDRLRGTAGR; encoded by the coding sequence GTGGAGCCTTGGGAGACCTCGCCGCAGCGACGTGCGTGGCGGCCGTACATCGAGACGAGCCTGCTGCTGGAGACCCGCCTCGACGAGGATCTGCGCGCGGCCGCCGGGATGAGCTTGATGGACTACCACGTGCTGCTCGTCCTGTCGGAGTGCCCGGAGCAGCGCCAGCGGATGGGCGAGCTGGCCGCGCGGATGGTGTTCTCGCCGAGCCGGCTGACCTACCAGGTGAAGGTCCTGGAGCGCCGCGGCTGGGTGGTGCGGCACCCGTCGCCCGATGACCGGCGCGTGCACCACGCGGTGCTGACCGCGGCCGGGCTGGAGGCGCTGCGGGCGGCGGACGCCCACCACGTGCGGACGGTGCAGCGGCTGTTCACCGACGACTTGGACGAGCAGGAGCTGGACGTGCTCCGGCGCGTGTTCACCCGCACCCAGGACCGGCTGCGCGGAACCGCGGGCCGCTGA
- a CDS encoding LLM class flavin-dependent oxidoreductase, whose protein sequence is MQFGVFTVGDVTPDPTTGRTPTEAERIRAMVAIAEKAEEVGLDVFATGEHHNPPFVPSSPTTMLGYLAARTERLVLSTSTTLITTNDPVKIAEDYAMLQHLAGGRVDVMMGRGNTPPVYPWFGQDIRQGIPLALENYALLHRLWREDVVDWEGRFRTPLQGFTSTPRPLDGVPPFVWHGSIRSPEIAEQAAYYGDGFFHNHIFWPPQHAARMVQYYRERFAHYGHGTPEQAIVGLGGQVFLRRNSQDAVREFRPYFDHAPVYGGGPSLEDFSAQTPLTVGSPQQVIDRTLGFREYVGDYQRQLFLIDHAGLPLKTVLEQLDLLGEEVVPVLRKEFADRTPDHVPDAPTHESRAQRAGRSDA, encoded by the coding sequence ATGCAGTTCGGAGTGTTCACCGTCGGGGACGTGACCCCCGACCCGACGACCGGGCGCACGCCGACGGAGGCCGAGCGGATCAGGGCGATGGTCGCCATCGCCGAGAAGGCCGAGGAGGTGGGTCTGGACGTGTTCGCCACCGGTGAGCACCACAACCCGCCGTTCGTGCCGAGTTCGCCGACGACGATGCTCGGTTATCTGGCGGCTCGCACCGAGCGGTTGGTCCTGTCCACCTCGACGACGCTGATCACCACGAACGATCCGGTGAAGATCGCTGAGGATTACGCGATGTTGCAGCACCTGGCGGGTGGCCGGGTGGACGTGATGATGGGTCGTGGGAACACGCCGCCGGTGTATCCGTGGTTCGGTCAGGACATCCGGCAGGGGATTCCGCTGGCGCTGGAGAACTACGCGTTGCTGCACCGGTTGTGGCGGGAGGACGTGGTGGACTGGGAGGGCCGGTTCCGCACGCCGTTGCAGGGCTTCACCTCGACTCCGCGACCGCTCGACGGGGTACCGCCGTTCGTGTGGCACGGGTCGATCCGGAGCCCGGAGATCGCCGAGCAGGCCGCGTACTACGGTGACGGTTTCTTCCACAACCACATCTTCTGGCCGCCGCAGCACGCGGCGCGGATGGTGCAGTACTACCGGGAGCGCTTCGCCCACTACGGCCACGGCACGCCGGAGCAGGCGATCGTCGGGCTCGGCGGGCAGGTGTTCCTGCGCCGCAACTCCCAGGACGCGGTGCGCGAGTTCCGGCCCTACTTCGACCACGCCCCGGTCTACGGCGGCGGTCCCTCGCTGGAGGACTTCTCCGCGCAGACCCCGTTGACCGTGGGCTCTCCGCAGCAGGTGATCGACCGCACCCTCGGCTTCCGCGAGTACGTCGGCGACTACCAGCGCCAGCTGTTCCTGATCGACCACGCGGGCCTGCCGCTGAAGACCGTGCTGGAACAGCTCGACCTGCTCGGCGAGGAAGTCGTCCCCGTGCTGCGCAAGGAATTCGCCGACCGCACCCCGGACCACGTGCCGGACGCACCCACCCACGAGTCCCGCGCCCAGCGCGCCGGAAGGAGCGACGCATGA
- a CDS encoding SDR family oxidoreductase, whose amino-acid sequence MRVFVTGASGWIGSAVTAELLANGHEVLGLARSDRSAAAVAAAGADVVRGDLDDPEGLAAAAAKADAVVHLAFKHEFGAFTAAGRTEEAAVRGMLDALAGSDRPFLLASGLAGFAAGGEPPTELDPSPHEGAGSARGGSENLALSYVDRGVRAVALRFAPTVHGAGDPGFTAQLVKVAKKRGVAGYIGDGTNRWAAVHRSDAARLARLALDGAPAGTRVHAVAEEGLLARDIAAAIGDHLGLPTASIDPRDAAEHFGWIGGFFGADAAGSNARTRELLGWAPTGPGLIADIAAGGYSG is encoded by the coding sequence ATGCGCGTCTTCGTCACCGGCGCCTCCGGCTGGATCGGCTCGGCCGTCACCGCGGAACTGCTCGCGAACGGGCACGAGGTCCTCGGCCTGGCCCGCTCCGACCGGTCGGCCGCCGCCGTCGCGGCCGCGGGCGCCGACGTGGTCCGCGGCGACCTCGACGACCCCGAAGGCCTCGCCGCCGCGGCCGCGAAGGCCGATGCCGTGGTGCACCTGGCCTTCAAGCACGAGTTCGGCGCCTTCACCGCGGCGGGGCGCACCGAGGAGGCCGCCGTCCGGGGCATGCTCGACGCCCTCGCCGGGAGCGACCGGCCGTTCCTGCTCGCCTCCGGCCTGGCCGGGTTCGCGGCCGGTGGCGAACCGCCCACCGAGCTTGACCCGTCACCGCACGAGGGCGCCGGCTCGGCGCGCGGTGGCAGCGAGAACCTGGCGCTGTCCTACGTGGACCGCGGAGTCCGTGCGGTGGCGCTGCGCTTCGCGCCGACCGTGCACGGGGCGGGCGACCCCGGGTTCACCGCGCAGCTGGTGAAGGTCGCGAAAAAGCGCGGGGTCGCCGGCTACATCGGCGACGGCACGAACCGGTGGGCCGCGGTGCACCGCTCCGACGCCGCGCGGCTGGCCCGGCTCGCGCTGGACGGTGCGCCCGCCGGTACGCGGGTACACGCGGTCGCCGAGGAGGGCCTGCTCGCCAGGGACATCGCCGCCGCCATCGGCGACCACCTCGGCCTGCCGACCGCATCGATCGATCCGCGGGACGCCGCCGAGCACTTCGGCTGGATCGGCGGCTTCTTCGGGGCGGACGCGGCGGGGTCGAACGCCCGCACCCGCGAACTGCTCGGCTGGGCGCCGACCGGGCCCGGGTTGATCGCGGACATCGCGGCGGGCGGCTACTCGGGCTGA
- a CDS encoding YbdD/YjiX family protein, producing the protein MSPRSAAARAVLSRLGRSAREAWQIARGIVGETAYERYLEHHRAHHPGTPPLGEREFWRRHVDRGDVQPGSRCC; encoded by the coding sequence GTGAGCCCCCGGTCCGCCGCCGCGCGGGCGGTGCTGTCCCGGCTGGGACGCTCCGCCCGCGAGGCCTGGCAGATCGCCCGGGGCATCGTCGGCGAAACCGCCTACGAGCGCTACCTGGAGCACCACCGCGCGCACCACCCCGGCACACCGCCGCTGGGCGAGCGGGAGTTCTGGCGGCGGCACGTGGACCGCGGGGACGTCCAGCCCGGCTCGCGCTGCTGCTGA